The genomic interval tcattattgtgttatcattgttttttatttaaaatattcaagttcTTAACTTAATTTCAATGAATATATATTTAGGATGAAACTCATAATATATTGCAGTTAGCTTGTGACATCATGGATAAGAAGTCATTTCACATGCTCTAAGACATATGCGAAAGAGACATAATTATAGTTCTTAGACAATTTTCAATGTAGTTAGGTTTTGTAAAATtaggttttatatttttaaatttgactatgattttatacataattttttatcattaatatattatatattatcaatatttattGTGTTTGTTTTAAGTGAGTAttgttcttattaaaaaaaatatttgcattaaataaattatttatatttaaaataaaaaatgactctttaaaacaaattaattgcattcataattaattcaaaaataataaaaaatccaaaaatgaTATATTCGATAAGGTAACGAAACATATATTGTTATTTCGTATATTAAACTTTTTcagattgtataatttaaaaatattttaaaattatgtaattcatgAATATTTCGGATAATTTGATTTAggatatagttttattttttagttgttaTAACAAACACactttgatattattatttttttatggtgTAGGAGTGGTAGATGAAAGTTGGGTgcaatgtattaaaaataataatggtgTTTGAGATTCAGATTCTAAAACATCTAATTTTGagttcaatttaaaaatcatatacaaaaaaataaaacgaGAGAGTTGTAACTTTAACGTATGACAATATTCCAATAAATAAGTTTCTCACTTACCGAATAATATACAATACATTGCTGAAATTCCTCTTTCATATTTATATGTACGAAAAATATTCCAATGTGTGAAGAGAACCTTTCAGACAAACTTTATTCCTctctaaaaacaaaaaatattgaaaagatTAACCCAGAGCAATATATTTAAACTCAAGTGACACaagtattataaataaatgtttacTGAGCTGAAAAGCCATTTTCACATTCCCTTAAAGTTATGTAGTAAAATACTAACAAGAACACTAATACAACACAAAACGAATATAGTATAATCTCTAAATTGCAGGATATGGaaacattaaatttatataaattgacaataaaaaattatgtgtataaatatgtttcaatttttttttaacagaaaGATATTTCTTATTGCTGGTTAAAAaagatttgttccttatttttataaaataagctttaggttttagaaaattaatgtatttctcttttttaaaattgtattaaaattgtcagaaatccaacaattttttctaatttaaacaCTTTATCGATACATGTCTTACAACTGTCCGTGTCCGATATATGTTACACAAGTATCAGTTTTCAATACATGTGTGCGACATGAGCAGATTTTAAACTATATAAAGTTTATTCACCTCATTTTTCTTCGAATAAAAACTGTTATGAtcattttaacataaatttttattaaaaagtgtTTATATATATTCACAATAAGATATACAGGAAATAATTCCAAAGGaagaatataaataagaaaagaaaatagataCATATAAATGGCTAAAGATGAAGCTCTATTACATATACCGATTATAATTATACCTAAACACCATTCAACAACTTTATGTATCCTGGTAGCAGTAAACTGACAGTATCCGAGGTTAGAAAGTTAGGTGCCAAAGTTGCTAGCATCCTTTGGATAAACCTGacataacagaaaaaaaaaaaacatttaggatttttttaatttcgcTAATCACTGTTTAATTTTAccaaaaaaagtaattaaaaataattaccgTAGCAACTCTTGACCCTCGCAAAACATATATGATATTTACTTAGATCTTCGAGCGGCACAGTAGTTCATTTGATTCGTTCTTCCTGAAGAATCTTGAGATACCTGGGATACCCATTTTTGCAAGCTGAAATCTGTAGATATCAAAAGTGGAACATGATTAAATGTCTTCATCGTTTTGTTTCTGTTTCTTCAGATAAACATGTAAAAATATgagaataattgttttttttttttattattattattacatatgGTATGAGGTAAGCACGTGGGAATAACTTGTTTATGTCGTGTGACTAGGTGAGAGAAAGCTGTCTATCAGCAACAGTTGTTAGTAGTGGGGAACCCTCAACTTGCAGGGTGCCAACAGTGAAGGCCATGATCTTaggtaagaaaataaataatactaatattttttaacgaTTAAACATATCTCTGCATACGCACATGATCAAATACATATCTAGATATTTCTaaactatattatattatattatcgACTTTGGTTATTTTAAGGCTCAAGGAGATTTCAAAAGAGGATTCATATCTGTGAGACCAAGTCTTATTTGAATCAAGTATAAGAAACAAAAAGTTTTTTGGTAAATTTTTGTTAGGATTCAAGCATTTGGAAGAATAATTTGCATAGACGATATATGAGGAGTCCAACATCCCCATATGACCCACTTTCTGCCCAATTTTTCCAACCAGCTCAATTTGGCTGTTTGGAGAAGTCAATGAACTATGTTGCCAAagctgaaaataaaataaaatgcatgACTTAATTTGAATTTTGCTTTTCTGCATTCAATAGGAGTTGTCAACAAACCAAACCATTGACCTTCCAGAGAGGCAGGGAAAATCAAAACCAACCCTTATATACTTTTCTGTGTAGGAAAAGTTTTAGAGCAGAAGATAATTCTAAACCATCAATTAATACACTAATAACATACCATAATTGTTCTTCTACTGTACTAAggtcaataataaataatgcaCTCACTGAAGTTTCCTTGATCATAAAAAACGGTACTTAGTGGGTCCTTCCCACCACACAAAAATTCTCTCCGTGTAAACCCCGCGTCACCAAAAACGATTAAGAAAGAGGAATTAGCTTGAATTTTCACTAGCAAAAGGATACGAATTTCCAAAAGCACAGCGTTTTGCAAAACTATCTTGTTCCACTAACACAcgcaataattttaattttaaagttgaATTTAGCTTTGGTGGAAAGGAAAATAGCGTGTGCAAGGGGAGGAGACACTTACAGCTTCAATGTCAATTTTGTAGACCAAAAGCTTTCTTCTTTCCCTGCAACTTGTTCTGTAGGCCACGACAACATGCCCCACGGCCAACGCACAAGAGCACACGAACAGAGCTATTTCGGTTCCTCCAACATGCCCACTTCGATCTAACCCCCAAACACTGAAGATGTAAACAGCCTTCAACGACACAAACATCAGAGACAAAACAGAACACATGGTCGTAATCCCCAAATAAGGTCCGTGCGAAAGCCTTGGTCCATCACACAAACTATAAACACCTGAAAGAAAAGTTAACAACCCATTAAACAACCTTCAAAAGGGTCATCGAAAATCACTACAAAACTTCAccttgattaaaaaaaattggtcacTATGATCACTggtaatgatattttttttcaagaaaaaaatacatataaaatgtTTGGTGGGTAATTATAGTTCTTGTAGTGTGTGTACTTACAGAAGATGATGAAGGATCGTATTATGGAGATAAGGGGAATATCAATGAGGGAGGATCGGAAATCGTAGTGGTGGAAATGGGAAGCGAGATTTTCCAAGGAGAAAGAGGAGGGGGAAATGGTTGAGAGAAGAGCCGAAGGGAGGAGTGCATCGGCAATAACAAGGAGAACCGGGGCAGAGAACAGAAGAAGCGATATAACCATAGTGATCAAGAAGAACAGAGTCTTGAAGCCCCTCATTATTCTCTTGGATTTGTCTTCTTTTGAGGAGAAACCCATGGTGGATCCTGTGATTTGGTAGTGTTTCCCACTCATGGTGGCTGAGAGCTTGTAATATGTGGTTTTGTTGCAGAAAGGAAGAGTCTGTGATgtgtgttgttgttgtgttgtgaTGACAAGGGGAACGAGGGAGAAGGGTTTAATTAAGAGGGTGAAACGAAGGAAGGTGCAGGCCAAGGTTACAAAGTTGACCGGACTTGTCCACTATTTGAGTGATGACAAATGCTAGGTTGGGACTTTACACGAACATGTAGAGGGACCCTGATCATactctttctctctccaaacCAACGGCAATACCTAAAACCTTAACGCACAATTAACTTTATATCTAtgttttcatgttttgtttttttattttattttatttggtgAGGCTTATTCCCTGTGTATGCACCACCTACGAAATTCACTTCTACTTCTTCGACACGTGTCCCGTGATTGTTGCTGGTGCTTGTTGATGGGTGATGTACCACGTCATCCCATATGTAATATGTTTGTGCTGGGATTTGGGATAAAACATGAATCTTGAATCTTTATCATGtgaattttctaaaaaaagttttttCTGCTATTTTCCGTATTAAAAACTTATCATCAAAGGCTTCCATAATGAGAGAGTGAAGGGTAAAGTATACACCCCCATTCTATTCTTTTTCATAAAAGTTAttatattagatattattataaatttaatatttcaattaaataacaacaattatttattatcacattaaaaatatattattaaaagaaaaaaaaatacaagaatacATCCCATTTCATTTTATACAAGATTTAAATGATAAGAAAAAAAgcccaataaaataaaatttgtacatccgataaaaaaaatatagacagAAAATGTACATGTTTTTCgaataaagataaatatttatgaaaaattatatgatataaatgtataattaagagaaaaatatataaaaatacatcCCATTTCATTTTAAACGAGATTTAAAtgacaagaaaaaaatacaataaaataaaatttgtacatccgataaaaaaaatatacaaccCAAAATGTACATGTTTTTCGaaataaaatagatatttatgaaaattatatgatataaatgtattattaaaagaaaaaaaaaatacaagaatacATCCCGTTTCATTTTACACGAGATTTAAATGATAAGAAAAGAAACacgataaaataaaatttttacatcccataaaaaaaataaaaataaaaatatataccgAGTTTGGAAGGAtagaaatagaaagaaaaaatataaaatgtttttaaaatagaaagaaagaaatatatataaaactattttgATATAATTAGAAATAATGTTTTAATGTAGTATTTTTGGTTACCAAAAATGActgattatttaaaataatattagaatGATTTGTAATGATTGaacagaaagaagaaaaaacactttcttttgaaacaaataagaagcatttttaatatttaagtcaTGTGTATCCTTTCTTAATATTTGACTATTTTGTTATACTCTGAAAGAAAGAGGTTGAAGATGGGAGTCAGAAAGTTTGTGATTACAATATATTTCTGGTAATTGCGGGTATGGTGGAACCGAAAGATTGTAGGCATGTGATCACATGCTGCTGCATTTGTCTTTTCGAGTCATAAacctttttgttttaaaaaacatGCATTATACaatgaattttgttttgttctgTATTCATCTAACATATTCAAAGTAGAAAACCTAAACAATTACGAACTCTGAGACGATGCTGAGATGGTGTTGTTCAAGCAGCCTTATTGCAGCTGTTGGAGCCATCACTCAATCATTTTACCATGTTCTTCGTTGCCATTGGATTCTCTTTATAcacttttttaaatgttttctttttgttgCAGTTATAGATTTAGATTCTGAATCCATTATTATGGCAACAGACACTAATATATATAGTCACCGAGAAAACACAGATTTATTAAtgtgtatattataatttggattttttataATACATCTCAATTCTATTCTATAAAACATTCCTTCTAAATAGATAATAAGTAAATGATGAGAAATCTTATATACACATCTTTCTATTTTAATAGGTTTTATTTAGtaatacattatatttttttattttcttatgtcCCCTGGACCAAATGAAAAGAGTTAGGTTTCAAAGAGTCAAGGCACTCTCAATCATCAATTCATTGTTTGAATTTATCTTGGAGTCAGATACcactaattataataataataaaaaatatttttaacatattttttattaaatgattgtaattacataaaaaattgtagttttgatttttaattgaatatattgatttgaattgattttttttttaattaagggACATGGCTATTGAAGATTTCTTTTCGAACGGATAGTTACGATTTATGAGAATCgcaaattttaaatatagtgtgattttgagttttatttatagttatatatataaaaaaaatagtatgcataaattttttctgattttatttttatttaatatatttaattatcttaattctttattttaaggCAACAAAAAAATAAGTACTCTCACCCTCTAGACCAAATTTCACATATCAACGAAAATAACTTTCATTCCTAATCAGTGTCTCCACTCCACTCTATTTCAAAGCAACTTTATTCTTTGGTAAAACtattattcttttgtatttacCATCAAGTCAATGCTAACTTTAACATGATCATCATACTCTTCGATTCCAAAACTATCAccaatagaagaaaaaaaacttgaagaagaagaagagaaactcaaatcagagaagaaaaaaaaaattgattaatcaattcatcggtttttttacatgttttttacttttcaattttGACTCAACTAAAACTATTTATATAGGTATGTTAAATTTGTATCATCGTGAAAGttgagtaaaataaaaaaatactgcATCTATTTTTGTActagttataaataaataaaaaacttgttgttaatgaattaaatttattattttgatttactttatatttaaatatttaaaaaaaatggaaaaaattattttaaaaaacaagatTCACTCTATTGTATAATATTCAGTCTAATTTTGACAATAAAGTAAATTGCTTACATGTGAAAGGTATATAACTAACAGAGATAGACAAAGCAATTTCGCCTAGACCCGTTGACCAGTTCTTTCCCAAATTAAATTTACACTGACGTTTTATATCTTTGAATAATTGAAGTTAAGAATAATTTATAAGAATTTCTATCATGACAAAATCGTGAAAGAATCCTTAAATACTAAAACAAACaatgtttaaatataattaattaataaaattaaggaTTTGAGGATATCAatctattaaaaataagaaataagtCAGATTGATCACTTAATTTTAACGTGTGTacaaaataatgatatttttttgtaattgaaaaaaaaaagtgatttttcATAAAAGATAATGAAGAGAGCAGTTAAGTCAAGCGCGCCAAATATGAAGTGTGAGGAACTCTAGCCGTCACAGCAGGACCATTAGCAGCAGCCTACGAGAGCGATTGTGTTTACACATGCTTCTAGATACATTGTTACACTATCATTAATCATACAAAATCTGTTGAATAGAAACCTAATttcaactttattttaaaaaaaatatataaatttttgtttttttatactatccctacaagaaaattatgagatttgtagaaactaaaataattagttgcaatagtaattaaattagagaccattttataaactaaaaagaaatttgatttctaaattagtttcaattattttatattattgttaaatagtttctaaattggtatctaattagcaaccaaggtttttgctaccaaatttagaaactaaataattggtagttaaaactttagttgttaattagataccaatttagaaactatttaacaataatagaaaataataaaaactaatttagaaaccaattttttttagtttctaaaatggtctctattttagtttctattgtaactaattattttgttttataaaaaatggtttctatttcatgattttcttggagTGTATACTTGCAATTCAtttgtttaagttttttttattgaaaaaaataaataaataagaatcatTTTAGGGATAGTGGGTGGTCTAACTCTTATACATCTTGAACATCTATATTTCAattcaacaaaacaaaaacGACATATGCTCACAAACAGCAAAATACTCATGTATcacttatttttaattgaaagcaTACAAATTAGGGATCAAAATACCAATctgaaaaggaaaaacaagttGAAGAAAAACATTGAAGGTTACTCAAGACCAAACtttcaattgaaaaaaatttcaaaataattaatcgTTTATCCTTTAAAAATATTCCGATATCCTCAAATCTCACTTACTATTTCTAAATTAACAGATGTAGAAATATCAAacaaattaaactaaaaaaacatgaaacaacaataatttaatcaataaaattCAATCCTAATCAAACATagcaaaaatttaaaagaaacaaagattAATTTGTTTACGTAATATAAGTTATTTATAAGGAATGGCATCACTTTCTTTAGTGTTAGATTAatgtgaacaaatatttaaaaatatattatttaacaaaagtatgtatttaattttctaaattggcggtataatttttgtattttaattttttaaagttagTTGTCTCATTTTGAAAAGGGTTAtttatagtttataaaattatacaatattaataacattaaaatatgattaaaaaaaatagattcgacatttttcatgtatatttgacatattttatacaaaaattataaaaattgaaatgtatttttagtCTACCAATTTGAGAATAATGTTACGTTTAGTCACCCAATTAAAAAAAACCCTTAATTTTtctaaatgttatttttagtttttagatCTAGACAACAATAGTAACTTTTTCGTAAATGTTAAAATCAtgtgaaaaattatttaaaaatatattatgtaataaaactatacttttagttttttaaaaataggtACATTTCATGTTTTTGTGTTCAAACTAACAAATTTTGATCCTTTAATTTGGCAAAATGTCATTTTCAGTCTAAATTAGACACGTTAGTAACATTTAGTAATGTGGTAAATGATGTTCTACTTGTCATTTCAAAATCTTTCTgtcaatcaaaatatttatattagatcaaataaaaaatcttataacAAATATTGATTAATCATTCATTATCACATCAACAACAGCACTAACACCTTCTAACcccaataattaaaaataacattacatcgtaattaaaatttgaataaactCTTAAAAATTCATAACACTCAAATAAATTTGAGTAACTCATTGCTTTTCACATCAAAACGTCACTATATCTTCTaactgaaaataaatttttaaaaaatcatttgactaaaaacaactaattaaaaaataaaagaaaataatgtttCTAATATAAAGGATTAAAATTATATCTAAACCTAAAATTTGAACAGGACAGATTATTTTACTCTTAGGTATATATAACTCGTGTCATTTACGTCAGCCATGAGACTTTAACCATTGCATAAAAgtaaaagtagtttttattctcattgattgtaattttttaaggaaaaacatttttatatttattttaaataacttaaaatCACTTTTgagaataaattatatttaatgattataattaaatatacgGAAACTTTTACCGACACGaaagaattttataaaatattttttacgcaatcttaattttttgtaaatgttattatttatattttaaaaatttattaatatcagAACTTTCAAAATCTTAAGCAAACATTTGTATAGTGCATtattttaaatagtttgtgACCCAAAAGTTTGAATTAAAAGCTTGGATTAGGTGATACACGCAAGCGTCGTCACAAATAAAATACTTGTTGAAGTCATTGAgtttctctttaaaaaaaaattagctttTGGACTATACATAATTAAGATAATTCTgcaatgaaaaattatattatacaaTTTTTGCAAAAGAAATTAACACAACAGAGAGATGAAACAAAACAATGAATTTGTGTGGTAAAAAGATacataaaatagttttataaaaatatattacgtAAATAATACAAcgtttatataatttaattgtcAATATCATTCTTACTATGACTTCATTTTTTTTGACATGAATATTCAACTAGAAGGTTGATTTAATATGTTTGACTTTCACTCAAACTGAGAAAACACagtttaaattcaaattgacgACAACATATTAATAGTGAAATGTCAAATGTAAGAATTTATAGAACAAATTCTTGTTTTTGAGGAcgaaaaattggaaaattttGCGTGGAAAGTTTTGAATGACCGTGATCTATCTATTAGCGTCATGTTTAACTTTATACTTTTCGGAGTTTTTCTTAAAGAGATTTTTCTTGTTCTATACATCATCATATTGAGAAAATCTAATAAAAACGTGACAACTcaatgaaaggaaaaaaaaaatcctttgaAACACCTTTTGGCTTGCTCAAACCTAACTTCttcttgttcttattttttatataaaaaagttattgaatCCATGGTTGACCAAACAGATTGTTCCTCCTCTGATCCTTATCCAAAATCTATGTGTTACCAACTTAATTTGGTGCTTTCTACTTTCTTGCAACTCCCATGACCAAACGCACGTAATATATTGTGAAACATTAGCTTAAAGAGATGATAAACTTCAATCCCTCATTGTCTCTGTGATGGCCTTCTTTATAGCATATTTGCATTCCATGAAAATCCCTTTCTGAAAGTGATTACAAAAAGACGTTTTCATTAGTGTGTGAGAACTAAGAACAATAAATTGCAATCTCCAAACTTGTTTCCAATCACATGTTTTCCCAGTTTATGGGATACTCATGTTTTTGTACAGAAATTGAATATGAATTTTgtattgtattatatttttttttcaatgaataataaataaaataaaatgagataatTAAGAGATATTTCAACtcttatgtaaatattttaagaatggATGTAGGTCTAAAAAAAAGgtgtataaaattaaaaataaacattaaaaatattttaagataaataaatataaaatatatttccaaACTAAACCTCTAAAGAAATGCATGATGTCAAAAAACAAtccttttataaataaataaaaattatattatccaGGACcttaatataatacaaatagacgagttatatatatatatatatatatatatatatatatatatatatatatatatatataaattaaaacctTGCATTATTTATTGCTTAACTAATTTAAGAAAGAATTAGATTAACACTGTTTCATAGCATCGATAACTTTTATATATTACAAatggaaatattttaaatataaaaaagtatgaAGTTGTTAATTCTGTTATCTGTACTATTTGTGTGGgctagtttttttaataaaggtcaggaatatatatatatatatatatatatatatatatataaatttataaaatttcattttttagaaatttgacATGTATGGttcaaaatacttttaaacaacTTTTTATTGATGTATTGTTGTTAATATGAACATTCATTATTTAATGAAGTGTTAAACATAATGGTGAGAGGTCCAAAACAacacaaaatataataataaagaatgGCTTAAACCTTTCATATCTAACAATTACATACAATTAGTATATATTAAAAGCATCAAAACATCAATTTAaacatgtaaaaataaactaattatgtaatattaaaatttagcTTAAATATTGTTGTATCCAGTGATTCtatttggaattttttataGAGTAAAAGTAGACTATCATATAAGTTTGTTCTTGCTGAactaagaaaatttaaaatcactGCTTGAGTATCACTCTTTCCTTGAATAACTTGCAAGCACAATATTATCTCTTATTATTCGTAAATTCTGTCATCTAATATTCATAAAAGCATACATCTCTTTACAAACatcatattatttttcattcttactcaGATAAATGGTTTTGTTTCTAATAAAGACTCACAAGTGACCTAAGTAacacattatttattttagcaCATATATGTGAGTAACTTGTTTATTCTGATCATATTATTGCTAAATAAGTGTTTTTAATGGAATAACAATTACAATTTTCTCATTTCCGTTACTTTTTTTACTTTACTAAACATAGAGTTAACCACGAAGACATAAGCTTAAGTTGCAAAAACACCTTTTTGATACAAATTGAAACATGAAATTTACAAGAGTAAGCTGGAGTAGAAATATCAAGGAAATCAGATGAAAGgattttttaattgttaataaGTCTTATTTAAACAAGTGTTTTTTAATTAAGAGAAATAATTGTTTAATCTTataacctttttttatttttattaaggaaaaaaaacataatatctttatatcatattaataataagtttTATAAAAGAAGTTCTAATGATCGGGACCAAACGAGTTTCAAACGTCTTGGTATATCGACCAATcaatatgtttaaaattatattaagatCAAGAGATAATTAACAACATTAAGTTGTATGGAGAGCTAATTAATATGCTCTCAATCACTTTTCATATGctaatattggcccagtaacaTGATCCATCAGAACCATATAAATAAGCAcaaatttatatgtttattaCACTGAATACTTATTTGAGTGTCAgaaatttatacatttattacactgaatacttacttgagcgtcatAACACCTTTtgtaagtgtttttccaacccAATCGATAACAAACGAAGGAAGCAAAGTCCGTCGAACCTAAGaagttagaagaaaaaaaagcgTAGAAAGTCAGTATCAATCGAATCGAAACGAAAAAGTTAATTGTTCAGTTGGTCGAGTTTTCTGAATCTCCTTTGTACATGAATAAAAACAATACATGATGACAATTACTTTTAATATtcgaataattttttaattttaaaatgtaattaaaaataaattaaaagtattaaaCGTGTACACTAAAAGAATTCCttgatatatttataatagATTAAGATAAATTATATAAAGGCGTCATTTCTCAATCTTTTTCAAGCATGGCCCAATGCTACATGTTGTTCTGCTAGGCAAgccaacaaagaagaaaaatggaGAAAGACCAGCAAAAAAACCAAACCAAATAACAGTGTTGTCACAAATCCAAATGAAGAAGGATCATAAAAAAACACAAAGTATACACATGGTTCCTGAAAATTGAAACTTGTGTACGTGGTCCCTTTAATATCGAATTTGGAAGGGATAACATGCACGTAATAGCGTGACTTACACACGTATTTAACACGGAGAAGTTAGGGATCTGATTAAttagtatatttatttatttattttattaaga from Phaseolus vulgaris cultivar G19833 chromosome 1, P. vulgaris v2.0, whole genome shotgun sequence carries:
- the LOC137815045 gene encoding uncharacterized protein → MSGKHYQITGSTMGFSSKEDKSKRIMRGFKTLFFLITMVISLLLFSAPVLLVIADALLPSALLSTISPSSFSLENLASHFHHYDFRSSLIDIPLISIIRSFIIFCVYSLCDGPRLSHGPYLGITTMCSVLSLMFVSLKAVYIFSVWGLDRSGHVGGTEIALFVCSCALAVGHVVVAYRTSCRERRKLLVYKIDIEAISACKNGYPRYLKILQEERIK